In a single window of the Campylobacter hyointestinalis subsp. lawsonii genome:
- a CDS encoding DUF4910 domain-containing protein, translating to MKKTSYTGQDLENAFKSVGISKDDIVMVHSGLSRLGALMQGVKNAGELSAAVLKALQNVIGPNGTIVVPTFTYSLGSGEIYDPQTTPCPLMGQFSEYFWRLLEAKRSLDPFLSVAAIGPMADELTKVVANTSFGKDSFFDRFTKIGGGTKLLTIGVGLRWATILHAYEEEFKVPHRYNKFFVGKIRKNSTEHKISWIYNVRPYVSNAYPTFKAITDKAIKQGIIKTATIGKGIIHATKVSEYRDFALKEFKKNPWITAVGPKCDLAKAEKLRTGEQKFDTNLKSTDIHELADKLYNLPRDLVSDGYDAAINAIKNKFKSIKIHSYPSGTRAFTWIVPERWICHHAGLYDTDGNEIFSTKQNGLHVMRYSLPLDKEVSRKELFEHLHTPEKWANDQKNAVAYNFKFYERDWGLCCSNEQKLRLNDERYYVKIDSATSYGELKVGKWHIQGKSNKTIVFCAHLDHPYQFNDDLSGVIAGLKIMESLAKHKELRYSYKLLILPETIGSACYLSQNEKEIKDMIGGIFLEILSANQRLHLMHSNNPNSYLDSVADMVFKQHNLGTKDFGAPGQFLNDERMFNALNIPMMSIQRLDENSAFYPQYHTDKDTPKNANLKNLDLAIKFILNLIDIVENDAKFIRNFKGELFVSSVDQLEYSKDSRYIRELTFCNEENLSQIAVKKNLDFRELLRVAQILKRANLASLEDVKYDLYR from the coding sequence ATGAAAAAAACTTCATATACAGGACAAGATTTAGAAAATGCCTTTAAAAGTGTCGGTATAAGTAAAGACGATATAGTTATGGTTCATTCAGGTCTTAGCCGCTTAGGTGCGCTTATGCAAGGCGTCAAAAATGCAGGTGAACTATCTGCTGCTGTATTAAAAGCTCTACAAAATGTCATAGGGCCAAATGGCACAATTGTCGTTCCAACTTTTACATATTCACTAGGAAGTGGTGAAATTTATGATCCACAAACCACGCCTTGCCCATTAATGGGGCAGTTTAGCGAGTATTTTTGGAGACTTTTAGAGGCTAAAAGAAGTTTAGATCCATTTTTATCAGTTGCCGCTATAGGACCTATGGCAGATGAGCTTACAAAAGTAGTAGCAAATACATCATTTGGAAAAGACTCATTTTTTGACCGCTTTACAAAAATAGGGGGGGGTACTAAGCTTCTTACGATCGGCGTTGGGCTAAGATGGGCGACTATACTTCACGCTTACGAAGAAGAATTTAAAGTACCTCATAGATATAATAAATTTTTTGTTGGCAAAATACGCAAAAATAGCACCGAGCATAAAATTTCATGGATTTACAATGTACGCCCGTATGTTTCAAACGCATATCCTACATTTAAGGCAATAACAGATAAAGCCATAAAACAGGGCATAATCAAAACGGCAACTATTGGCAAAGGCATTATACACGCCACAAAAGTTAGCGAGTATAGGGATTTTGCTCTAAAAGAATTTAAAAAAAATCCTTGGATCACAGCAGTTGGTCCAAAATGCGATCTAGCAAAAGCCGAAAAACTACGCACTGGTGAGCAAAAATTTGATACAAATTTAAAAAGCACAGACATACACGAACTAGCAGATAAGCTCTATAATCTACCACGAGATCTAGTAAGTGATGGCTATGATGCAGCGATAAATGCCATAAAAAACAAATTTAAATCTATCAAAATTCACTCATACCCTAGCGGCACACGAGCATTTACATGGATAGTTCCAGAGCGTTGGATATGTCATCACGCAGGACTTTATGATACGGACGGAAATGAGATATTTTCTACAAAGCAAAACGGCTTGCATGTTATGCGTTATTCGCTACCACTTGATAAAGAAGTAAGTCGCAAAGAACTTTTTGAGCATCTACATACGCCTGAAAAATGGGCAAATGACCAAAAAAATGCCGTTGCATATAATTTTAAATTTTATGAGCGTGATTGGGGTCTTTGCTGCTCAAATGAGCAAAAATTACGCCTAAATGATGAGAGATACTATGTCAAAATCGACTCCGCTACAAGCTATGGCGAACTAAAAGTAGGCAAGTGGCACATACAAGGCAAAAGCAACAAAACCATCGTTTTTTGCGCTCATCTTGACCATCCATATCAGTTTAATGATGACCTAAGCGGTGTCATCGCAGGGCTAAAAATCATGGAATCACTTGCTAAACATAAAGAGTTACGCTACTCTTACAAGCTACTTATCCTGCCTGAGACTATCGGTTCGGCTTGTTATCTTAGTCAAAATGAAAAAGAGATTAAAGATATGATTGGTGGAATTTTTCTAGAGATTTTATCTGCAAACCAAAGACTGCATCTAATGCACTCAAATAATCCAAACTCATATCTTGATAGTGTTGCTGATATGGTATTTAAACAGCATAATCTAGGCACAAAAGACTTTGGTGCGCCGGGGCAGTTTTTAAATGATGAAAGAATGTTTAATGCTCTAAATATACCTATGATGAGTATCCAAAGGCTAGATGAAAACTCTGCTTTTTACCCGCAGTATCACACAGACAAAGACACACCTAAGAATGCAAATTTGAAAAATCTTGATTTGGCTATCAAATTTATCTTAAATTTGATAGATATAGTAGAAAATGACGCTAAATTCATACGGAATTTCAAAGGTGAGCTTTTTGTAAGTAGTGTAGATCAGCTTGAATACTCTAAAGATAGTCGCTATATCAGAGAACTGACATTTTGCAACGAAGAAAATTTAAGCCAAATAGCAGTCAAAAAGAATTTAGATTTTAGAGAGTTATTGCGCGTTGCACAAATTTTAAAAAGGGCAAATTTAGCAAGTTTAGAGGATGTAAAATATGATTTATATCGATGA
- the pglE gene encoding UDP-N-acetylbacillosamine transaminase: MARVFLSPPFMGGNEEKYVKKVFESNYIAPLGEYVNKFEESIKNYTKTKSALALNSATAGLHLSLRVLGIKDGDVVLGSSFTFAASINPIMYERCTPVFIDSDESWNISPELLKVAIKKSPKKPKAIIVTHLYGQAAKMKEILEICKNENIKVIEDAAEALGAFYEDKAVGTLGDIGVYSFNGNKIITTSGGGMLVSNDEKLVEKARYYSTQAREPLLHYEHLDYGYNYRLSNVLGAIGVGQMEVLSKRVERRREIFEIYKNLLGDQCEFMPEVANSKGNRWLTTLLFKEKNRHLKVIEALNENDIESRPLWKPMHMQPMFKEALSILGGTSEDYFGRGICLPSGSDMSDDCVERVANIVRSVL, encoded by the coding sequence ATGGCACGTGTTTTTTTGAGCCCTCCATTTATGGGTGGCAATGAAGAGAAGTATGTTAAAAAGGTATTTGAGAGTAATTATATAGCTCCGCTTGGCGAGTATGTAAATAAATTTGAAGAAAGCATTAAAAATTATACGAAAACAAAGTCGGCTTTAGCACTAAATTCAGCCACAGCCGGACTTCATCTAAGCCTTAGAGTGCTAGGCATAAAAGATGGCGATGTTGTTTTAGGCTCTTCATTTACTTTTGCAGCAAGCATAAATCCTATAATGTATGAAAGATGCACTCCTGTTTTTATCGATAGTGATGAGAGTTGGAATATCAGTCCTGAACTTCTTAAAGTGGCTATAAAAAAATCTCCAAAAAAGCCAAAAGCTATTATAGTAACTCACTTATACGGACAAGCAGCAAAGATGAAAGAGATCCTTGAAATTTGTAAAAATGAAAATATAAAAGTTATAGAAGACGCTGCAGAAGCTCTTGGTGCATTTTATGAGGATAAGGCTGTAGGAACACTTGGCGATATCGGAGTTTATAGCTTTAATGGTAACAAGATCATTACTACAAGTGGTGGTGGAATGCTAGTATCAAATGATGAAAAACTAGTAGAAAAAGCGAGATATTACAGCACTCAAGCAAGGGAACCTCTTCTTCATTATGAGCATTTAGACTACGGATATAATTATAGATTAAGTAATGTTTTAGGTGCTATAGGAGTTGGACAAATGGAGGTTTTATCTAAAAGAGTAGAACGAAGAAGAGAAATTTTTGAAATTTATAAAAATTTGCTAGGCGATCAATGTGAGTTTATGCCAGAAGTTGCAAATTCAAAAGGAAATCGTTGGCTTACGACTCTACTTTTTAAAGAGAAAAATAGGCATTTAAAAGTCATAGAAGCGCTAAATGAAAATGATATAGAAAGCAGACCTTTGTGGAAACCTATGCATATGCAACCTATGTTTAAAGAAGCTTTAAGTATATTAGGTGGCACGAGCGAGGACTATTTTGGACGTGGAATTTGCTTGCCAAGTGGATCTGATATGAGTGATGATTGCGTAGAAAGAGTAGCTAATATAGTAAGGTCAGTATTGTGA
- the pglF gene encoding UDP-N-acetylglucosamine 4,6-dehydratase (configuration-retaining) — MIIRATKNRRTMFFLISDAIIFTLSIYFAFLLRFSGEIPEIFEPGMIYSGVVLVSSKLFLMWLFRIYKVPWRFFGLNEARKIFFVAFISAILFFIIFVLFEDFFNPFPRSVIIIDATISALMVGSLRILKRIFLDFKKSRSGEPCVIIGSTSKTLQVLKGLKSGYESYYPVGIVDGRSDIVGTYCDGFLVGDKSELKHYIEDGVKSAIIALKLLPNELKELYDELDELGFKDIKIFALLDDKKSGITDISIEDLLARKPKDLDSKVVEQFIGGKIVMVTGAGGTIGSEICKQCLKFGASKLIMVEHSEYNLYQINEATKSDPRNQLVMLNIMHLKEFEGIFAKFKPDIVIHAAAYKHVPLCEFNPISAVQNNILGTKNVIDLSKKYGAKRVVLISTDKAVRPTNIMGATKRVCELYALNSNESGKTEIVAVRFGNVLGSSGSVIPKFKAQIAANEPLSVTHPDITRYFMLVSEACQLVLQAASIAEGGELFVLNMGEPVKIADLAARMLKLSGKEELGIKFVGLRPGEKLYEELLIDESDVATKFESIFVTKSEEYDLNLLNSQIQKLVSLEDETLVEAGLKEIVPEFKHALNKD, encoded by the coding sequence GTGATAATAAGAGCTACAAAAAATCGTAGAACAATGTTTTTTCTAATCTCTGATGCTATTATATTTACTCTTAGTATATATTTTGCTTTTTTGCTTAGATTTAGTGGAGAAATTCCAGAAATATTTGAACCGGGTATGATATATAGCGGGGTGGTTTTAGTCAGCTCAAAACTATTTTTGATGTGGCTTTTTAGGATATATAAAGTTCCGTGGAGATTTTTTGGGCTAAATGAAGCTAGAAAGATATTTTTTGTGGCTTTTATTTCGGCAATTTTGTTTTTTATAATATTTGTTCTTTTTGAAGATTTTTTTAATCCTTTTCCAAGAAGCGTTATCATTATAGATGCTACTATCTCTGCTCTAATGGTAGGCAGTCTTCGCATACTTAAGCGAATATTTTTGGATTTTAAAAAGTCACGCTCTGGGGAGCCTTGTGTTATCATAGGAAGCACGAGTAAAACTTTACAAGTTTTAAAAGGGCTAAAAAGTGGCTATGAGAGCTACTATCCAGTAGGCATTGTAGATGGAAGAAGCGATATTGTAGGAACATACTGCGATGGCTTTTTAGTAGGTGATAAGTCAGAGTTAAAACACTATATAGAAGATGGAGTAAAGTCTGCTATCATAGCTCTTAAGCTACTTCCAAACGAACTAAAAGAGCTATATGACGAACTTGATGAGCTAGGTTTTAAAGATATAAAGATATTTGCTTTGCTAGATGATAAAAAAAGCGGGATTACTGACATTAGTATCGAAGATCTGCTTGCTAGAAAGCCAAAAGATTTAGATAGTAAAGTAGTTGAGCAATTTATCGGTGGCAAGATCGTTATGGTAACAGGAGCTGGCGGAACTATCGGTAGCGAAATTTGCAAACAGTGCTTGAAATTTGGTGCTAGTAAGCTCATAATGGTCGAACACAGCGAGTATAACTTATATCAGATAAATGAAGCTACAAAAAGCGATCCTAGAAATCAGCTTGTAATGCTAAATATAATGCATTTAAAAGAGTTTGAAGGGATATTTGCCAAATTTAAACCAGATATAGTTATACACGCAGCCGCGTATAAACATGTTCCGCTTTGTGAGTTTAATCCGATAAGTGCAGTTCAAAACAATATCTTAGGCACGAAAAATGTTATCGATCTTTCTAAGAAATATGGAGCAAAAAGAGTAGTGCTCATCTCTACAGATAAGGCTGTGCGACCTACAAATATAATGGGAGCTACAAAAAGAGTTTGTGAGCTGTATGCTTTAAACTCAAATGAGAGTGGTAAAACCGAGATCGTAGCCGTGCGTTTTGGTAATGTTTTAGGCAGTAGCGGTAGTGTTATACCTAAATTTAAAGCTCAAATAGCAGCAAATGAACCATTAAGTGTAACTCATCCAGATATCACAAGATACTTTATGCTAGTTAGCGAAGCCTGTCAGCTTGTACTTCAAGCAGCTAGCATCGCAGAAGGCGGTGAACTTTTTGTTTTAAATATGGGTGAGCCAGTTAAAATAGCAGATCTTGCAGCAAGAATGTTGAAATTAAGTGGTAAAGAGGAGCTTGGTATTAAGTTTGTCGGACTTCGCCCAGGAGAAAAGCTTTATGAGGAGCTACTTATAGATGAGAGCGATGTTGCGACTAAATTTGAGAGTATTTTTGTAACAAAATCCGAAGAATATGATCTAAATTTACTAAATTCTCAAATACAAAAACTTGTAAGTTTAGAAGACGAAACACTTGTAGAAGCGGGACTAAAAGAGATAGTTCCTGAGTTTAAACACGCACTTAATAAGGATTAA
- a CDS encoding PDC sensor domain-containing protein — MLIKEIQEFSDIRYKARAYLCYLFDRNIPNNLPGVSINLINEGFDKIAHEIECFEAFYILDKNGIQVENNVSLDTNNMIGKGTNRSNKAYYYRAVREGRCVLTDPYPSSLTNGLCVTASMPVYNDKRELKYIACMDISLTDILKLVHPSSVDSVFGKFTKFAYFMFSLALFVVAIVLFIQGVKSFVLKGLGDINISEVFESTIVLTLALAIFDLVKAIFESEVLGRSNYENNGASKTMVRFICSIIIALAIESLMLVFKFAITNPSGIIYAIYLIGGVAVLMVALGFYILSLKRGKVDRNY, encoded by the coding sequence ATGCTTATAAAAGAAATTCAAGAATTTAGCGATATAAGATACAAAGCAAGAGCTTATTTGTGTTATCTTTTTGATAGAAATATACCAAATAATTTGCCAGGCGTCAGCATAAATTTGATAAATGAAGGCTTTGATAAGATCGCACACGAAATCGAATGTTTTGAAGCTTTTTATATACTTGATAAAAACGGCATCCAAGTCGAAAACAACGTCAGTTTAGATACAAATAATATGATAGGCAAGGGTACCAATAGAAGTAATAAGGCTTATTATTACAGAGCCGTTAGAGAAGGGCGTTGCGTACTAACTGATCCATATCCTTCAAGCCTTACTAATGGACTTTGCGTGACTGCTTCTATGCCTGTTTATAATGATAAACGCGAACTAAAATATATAGCTTGTATGGACATTAGTCTTACTGATATATTAAAACTTGTTCATCCAAGCTCAGTAGATAGTGTTTTTGGTAAATTTACTAAATTTGCGTATTTTATGTTTTCATTAGCGCTTTTTGTAGTTGCTATTGTTCTTTTTATACAAGGCGTTAAAAGTTTTGTTTTAAAAGGGCTAGGCGACATAAATATAAGCGAAGTGTTTGAATCAACTATAGTTTTAACGCTCGCTCTTGCTATATTTGATCTTGTAAAAGCGATATTTGAATCTGAGGTATTAGGTAGGTCAAATTATGAAAATAATGGAGCTAGTAAGACAATGGTGCGATTTATTTGCAGTATAATCATCGCTCTTGCTATAGAGTCTTTGATGCTTGTTTTTAAATTTGCCATTACAAATCCTAGCGGAATCATATATGCTATATATCTGATCGGCGGAGTTGCAGTTTTGATGGTAGCACTTGGGTTTTATATTTTATCACTAAAAAGAGGTAAGGTTGATAGGAATTATTGA
- the hisH gene encoding imidazole glycerol phosphate synthase subunit HisH, whose amino-acid sequence MIGIIDYGAGNIRSVINAFEFVGSGAKLVKAGENLNLYDKLVLPGVGAFGDAMDKLRVNDLNLAIVDFIELKKPFLGICLGMQLLFEKGFEFGEYDGLGVIPGSVVKFDETKFDRPLKIPHIGWNSCEFIKDTDINRGLANSAYLYFVHSYHAICDDEFVLATTKYGYKFVSAVCKDNVFGFQPHPEKSHENGLKIIKNFVEL is encoded by the coding sequence TTGATAGGAATTATTGATTATGGAGCTGGCAATATAAGAAGCGTTATAAATGCTTTTGAGTTTGTAGGGAGTGGCGCAAAACTAGTAAAAGCTGGAGAGAATTTAAATTTATATGATAAACTTGTACTTCCTGGAGTCGGAGCTTTTGGCGATGCTATGGATAAGCTTAGAGTAAATGATCTAAATTTGGCTATTGTCGATTTTATAGAATTAAAAAAACCTTTTTTGGGAATTTGCCTTGGTATGCAACTTCTTTTTGAAAAAGGATTTGAGTTTGGAGAGTATGACGGGCTTGGCGTGATACCAGGAAGCGTTGTTAAATTTGATGAAACTAAATTTGACAGACCGCTTAAAATTCCCCATATCGGTTGGAATAGTTGTGAGTTTATCAAAGATACCGATATAAACAGAGGATTAGCAAATAGCGCGTATTTGTATTTTGTGCATTCATATCATGCTATTTGCGATGATGAGTTTGTGTTAGCCACTACAAAATACGGATATAAATTCGTAAGTGCGGTTTGTAAAGATAATGTATTTGGCTTTCAGCCTCATCCTGAAAAATCTCATGAAAATGGGCTTAAAATTATAAAAAATTTTGTGGAGTTATAA
- the hisA gene encoding 1-(5-phosphoribosyl)-5-[(5-phosphoribosylamino)methylideneamino]imidazole-4-carboxamide isomerase, translating into MEIIPAIDLKEAKAVRLTKGLMDSAKIYSDKPWELARAFEDAGAKWLHIVDLDGAFVGESINLKTIETILSKTNLQVEVGGGIRNEDRIKMYKNLGVSRVILGSVALKNPEFVKEMAKKYRLVVGIDAMNGFVAVEGWAKISQIKATDLAKLYADAGVEAIIATDISKDGMLGGVNVEFSSSIAKASKLPTIASGGVSSIEDLINLQKNGNIAGVIVGKAYYEGKISLKDAFRIIL; encoded by the coding sequence ATGGAAATCATACCTGCTATAGATCTAAAAGAAGCAAAGGCGGTTAGGCTAACAAAGGGTCTTATGGATAGTGCAAAAATTTACTCTGATAAGCCTTGGGAGTTGGCGCGTGCTTTTGAAGATGCAGGTGCGAAATGGCTTCATATAGTTGATCTAGACGGAGCATTTGTAGGAGAAAGTATAAATTTAAAAACCATAGAAACTATACTTTCAAAAACAAATTTACAAGTAGAAGTTGGTGGCGGTATAAGAAATGAAGATCGTATAAAAATGTATAAAAATTTAGGTGTTAGCCGTGTGATTTTAGGCTCTGTTGCGTTAAAAAATCCTGAGTTTGTAAAAGAAATGGCTAAAAAATATAGACTTGTAGTAGGTATAGATGCAATGAACGGATTTGTAGCAGTTGAGGGCTGGGCTAAAATAAGCCAGATCAAAGCGACTGATTTAGCAAAGCTATACGCTGATGCTGGAGTGGAGGCTATCATAGCTACTGATATAAGCAAAGACGGAATGCTAGGTGGAGTAAATGTAGAGTTTAGCTCATCTATAGCTAAGGCTAGTAAGTTGCCTACCATAGCTAGTGGCGGAGTTAGCTCTATAGAAGATTTAATAAATCTTCAAAAAAATGGTAATATCGCCGGAGTTATCGTCGGCAAGGCGTATTATGAGGGTAAAATCTCTCTAAAAGACGCTTTTAGAATTATTTTATAA
- a CDS encoding chemotaxis response regulator CheY, with amino-acid sequence MKLLVVDDSSTMRRIIKNTLQRLGHKDILEAEHGLEAWSLLEQNPDISVLITDWNMPEMNGLELVKKVRAEKKYEDMPIIMVTTEGGKAEVITALKAGVNNYIVKPFTPQVLKEKLEDVLN; translated from the coding sequence GTGAAGTTATTAGTTGTTGATGATAGCTCTACTATGAGAAGAATTATAAAAAATACACTTCAAAGGCTTGGGCATAAAGACATCTTAGAAGCCGAACATGGTCTTGAGGCATGGAGTTTGTTAGAACAAAATCCAGATATAAGCGTTTTGATAACCGACTGGAATATGCCCGAGATGAATGGACTAGAGCTTGTAAAAAAAGTAAGAGCAGAAAAGAAATATGAAGATATGCCTATCATAATGGTCACTACTGAAGGCGGAAAAGCCGAAGTTATAACTGCATTAAAAGCAGGTGTTAATAACTATATAGTAAAACCATTTACGCCACAAGTTTTAAAAGAAAAACTTGAAGATGTTCTTAACTAA
- a CDS encoding 50S ribosomal protein L11 methyltransferase — MKEKFFELKIQSPNADILKDFAFDLGITCIEEINEGFIIRDEDELDNVKWGLEEFAKRTNTQIKTSIEVKDNIDWINEYKKGIKPVLVGKFYIRPSWEASKNGLINIIIDPALAFGSGHHESTSSCLNFISKYINSNTHKTALDVGCGSGILSISLAKLWLKVDACDTDALAVLSSKENGIKNKIEFNDIWNGSVMATHKKYDVVVANIIADVILLLAKDLKNSINDNGYLIISGILTKYKERILKNFGDLELVENITLNEWESFIFKK; from the coding sequence ATGAAAGAAAAATTTTTTGAATTAAAAATTCAAAGCCCGAATGCAGATATCTTAAAAGATTTTGCGTTTGATCTTGGGATAACTTGCATTGAAGAGATAAATGAAGGTTTTATCATACGCGATGAAGATGAATTAGATAACGTAAAATGGGGACTTGAAGAGTTTGCTAAACGAACAAATACCCAGATAAAAACTTCTATAGAAGTAAAAGATAATATCGATTGGATAAATGAGTATAAAAAAGGTATAAAACCAGTACTCGTCGGTAAATTTTACATAAGACCTAGCTGGGAGGCTAGTAAAAACGGACTTATCAATATCATTATAGATCCTGCTTTGGCATTTGGCTCTGGTCATCACGAAAGCACGAGTTCTTGTCTGAATTTTATAAGTAAATACATAAACTCAAATACACACAAAACTGCTTTAGATGTTGGATGCGGAAGTGGAATACTTAGTATATCTTTAGCAAAATTATGGCTTAAAGTAGATGCTTGTGATACTGACGCGCTAGCTGTTCTTAGCAGTAAAGAAAATGGTATAAAAAATAAAATTGAGTTTAACGATATCTGGAATGGTTCAGTCATGGCAACTCATAAGAAATATGACGTAGTAGTAGCAAATATCATAGCCGATGTTATCTTGCTTTTAGCAAAAGATCTAAAAAATAGTATAAATGATAATGGATATTTAATTATTTCAGGTATCTTAACAAAATACAAAGAGAGAATTCTAAAAAATTTTGGAGATTTAGAACTTGTTGAAAACATCACTTTAAATGAGTGGGAAAGTTTTATATTTAAAAAATAA
- the ftsH gene encoding ATP-dependent zinc metalloprotease FtsH, protein MENNDNKNGQNNNNGNFFNKNPIIVFAAFAIIIVLAFRSFTPEGMNEFGGTTNSKAVSYSELKQLIKSKQISNVSIGQTTIRAEGGGTTYIVKKVNNDQTLVPLLESEGVSYGAYSETNWFSDMLFSWVIPVFIFFGIWMFLASRMQKNMGSGILGMGSSKKLVNSERPKVKFNDVAGVEEAKEEVKEIVDFLKNPDRYISLGAKIPKGVLLVGPPGTGKTLLAKAVAGEADVPFFSVSGSSFIEMFVGVGASRVRDLFENAKKEAPAIVFIDEIDAIGKSRAAGAMMGGNDEREQTLNQLLAEMDGFDSDKSPVIVLAATNRPEVLDAALLRPGRFDRQVLVDKPDFKGRVDILKVHSKEVKLAKNVNMDDIGRLTAGLAGADLANIINEAALLAGRASKKFIEQQDLVEAVERAIAGLEKKSRRINPKEKKIVTYHECGHALIAETTKGADKVTKVSVIPRGIAALGYTLNAPEENKFLMQKHELIAKVDVLLGGRAAEHVFIKEISTGASNDLERATDIIKAMVSMYGMTDVAGLMVLEKQRNVFLNGGQTLKDYSDDMAHKLDEYVKGFLEERFKAVVATLELYKGAIEKMVEALYEEETIEGSKVREIIKDYELENNIPTRLVNNEDDNIDIQEAKEKE, encoded by the coding sequence ATGGAAAATAATGACAATAAAAATGGGCAAAATAATAACAACGGAAATTTTTTTAATAAAAATCCTATTATAGTTTTTGCCGCTTTTGCTATAATTATAGTGCTTGCATTTAGGAGTTTCACGCCAGAAGGTATGAATGAATTTGGCGGAACTACAAATTCAAAAGCAGTATCTTACTCTGAGTTAAAACAACTCATAAAATCAAAACAAATTTCAAACGTATCTATAGGACAGACTACTATAAGAGCTGAAGGTGGCGGAACGACTTATATAGTAAAAAAGGTTAATAACGATCAGACTTTAGTGCCTTTGCTTGAGAGCGAAGGAGTAAGTTATGGAGCTTATAGCGAAACAAATTGGTTTAGTGATATGCTATTTTCATGGGTTATTCCTGTATTTATATTTTTTGGAATTTGGATGTTTCTTGCTAGTAGAATGCAAAAAAATATGGGTAGTGGCATACTTGGAATGGGCAGTAGCAAAAAGCTTGTAAATAGCGAGAGACCAAAGGTTAAATTTAATGATGTAGCTGGAGTAGAAGAAGCCAAAGAAGAGGTAAAAGAAATAGTTGATTTCTTAAAAAATCCAGATAGATATATAAGCTTAGGTGCCAAAATTCCTAAAGGAGTACTCTTAGTAGGACCTCCAGGAACTGGTAAAACCCTACTTGCAAAAGCCGTTGCTGGTGAAGCGGACGTTCCGTTTTTTTCAGTTTCTGGTTCAAGCTTTATAGAGATGTTTGTAGGAGTTGGCGCTAGTAGAGTTAGGGATCTTTTTGAAAATGCTAAAAAAGAGGCTCCTGCTATAGTATTTATAGATGAGATAGATGCCATAGGAAAAAGTAGGGCGGCTGGTGCTATGATGGGCGGCAACGATGAAAGAGAGCAAACATTAAATCAGCTATTAGCCGAAATGGATGGATTTGATAGCGACAAGAGTCCTGTCATCGTCCTTGCTGCGACAAATAGACCTGAGGTTTTAGACGCTGCTCTTCTTCGTCCAGGTCGTTTTGATAGACAAGTTTTAGTTGATAAGCCTGATTTTAAAGGTCGTGTTGATATATTAAAAGTCCATAGTAAAGAAGTTAAACTCGCAAAAAACGTAAATATGGATGATATAGGTCGTTTGACTGCAGGACTTGCTGGGGCAGATCTTGCAAATATTATAAATGAAGCAGCACTTTTAGCAGGGCGTGCTAGTAAAAAATTTATTGAACAACAAGATTTAGTAGAGGCCGTAGAAAGAGCTATCGCGGGACTTGAGAAAAAATCTCGCCGTATAAATCCAAAAGAGAAAAAGATAGTCACTTATCATGAGTGCGGACACGCTCTTATCGCTGAAACTACGAAAGGTGCAGATAAGGTTACTAAGGTTTCAGTTATCCCAAGAGGAATAGCTGCTCTTGGATATACTTTAAATGCTCCTGAAGAAAATAAATTCTTGATGCAAAAACATGAGCTTATCGCAAAAGTAGATGTTCTTTTAGGGGGACGTGCAGCAGAGCATGTATTCATAAAAGAGATAAGCACAGGAGCTAGCAATGATCTTGAGAGGGCAACAGATATCATAAAAGCTATGGTTTCTATGTATGGAATGACCGATGTCGCAGGACTTATGGTGCTTGAAAAACAAAGAAACGTGTTTTTAAACGGCGGACAAACTTTAAAAGATTATAGTGATGATATGGCTCATAAATTAGATGAGTATGTAAAGGGATTTTTAGAAGAAAGATTTAAAGCAGTTGTAGCTACACTAGAGCTTTATAAAGGAGCCATAGAAAAAATGGTTGAAGCTTTATATGAAGAAGAGACTATAGAAGGTAGCAAAGTAAGAGAGATAATCAAGGATTATGAGCTAGAAAATAACATACCAACTCGTCTTGTAAATAATGAAGATGACAATATCGATATTCAAGAAGCAAAAGAGAAAGAATAA